Proteins encoded within one genomic window of Candidatus Hepatoplasma crinochetorum Av:
- a CDS encoding DUF2130 domain-containing protein: MNKELKIKLIDENNLNFSLKEKGEIGDIINLNSLNNIDFSSLQNNINLLKDQFIKDKITQELNYERKELNLKYQSKILDLEKEKDQTINNLEKEINNLQFNFKAEVNKKVWEIEDDLKKKKDQFEIFVREETKIKQEKDFQKLLNKDQEISKLNSILQNYQEKEQFRIDQIILEKDQKIYDLKNTKNKLIENLKNQNEELSIEIDNLKRNRSQNIKLLGSELEGWIDQELQENFAWNERINIIKEPKVINKQKADFVIEIKNGLKVTKIVIEAKTELFTGDNKKTNKSHLEKLENYRKRSESEYAILVSELENEKDFLVYKDSNYKHIFIVRPKVLISLLQFMINLLIVNQKILDLNVEFNDKQTILKEWDLFLKDVDKTFSTLKTNLEIILDEKDKLITIANKIGERANIVLNTQIITLDKKLKKFNIEKKITNKINNLNLIENLNSNFKNNKEEQDKEIAIL; this comes from the coding sequence ATGAATAAAGAACTAAAAATTAAATTAATTGATGAGAATAATCTAAACTTTTCATTAAAAGAAAAAGGAGAAATAGGAGATATTATTAATTTAAATTCATTAAATAATATTGATTTTTCTTCTTTGCAAAATAATATAAATCTTTTAAAAGATCAATTTATAAAAGATAAAATCACACAAGAATTAAATTATGAGCGAAAAGAACTTAATTTAAAATATCAAAGCAAAATTTTAGATCTTGAAAAAGAAAAAGATCAAACGATTAATAATTTAGAAAAAGAAATAAATAACTTACAATTCAATTTTAAAGCAGAAGTAAACAAAAAAGTTTGAGAGATTGAAGATGATCTAAAGAAAAAGAAAGATCAATTTGAAATCTTTGTTCGTGAAGAAACAAAAATAAAACAAGAAAAAGATTTCCAAAAATTACTTAATAAAGATCAAGAAATAAGTAAATTAAACTCAATTTTACAAAATTATCAAGAAAAAGAGCAATTTAGAATAGACCAAATAATTTTAGAAAAAGATCAAAAAATTTATGATTTAAAAAATACAAAAAACAAACTTATTGAAAATTTAAAAAATCAAAATGAAGAATTATCAATTGAAATTGATAATTTAAAAAGGAATCGCTCACAAAACATTAAATTATTGGGAAGTGAACTAGAAGGTTGAATAGATCAAGAATTACAAGAAAATTTTGCTTGAAATGAAAGAATAAATATTATAAAAGAACCAAAAGTAATTAATAAACAAAAAGCAGATTTTGTAATTGAAATTAAAAATGGTTTAAAAGTAACAAAAATTGTAATTGAAGCAAAAACAGAATTATTTACAGGAGATAATAAAAAAACTAATAAAAGTCATTTAGAAAAATTAGAAAATTATCGTAAAAGATCAGAAAGTGAATATGCAATTTTAGTTTCTGAACTTGAAAATGAAAAAGATTTTTTAGTATACAAAGATAGCAACTATAAACATATCTTTATTGTAAGACCAAAGGTTTTAATTTCACTTCTTCAATTTATGATTAATTTATTAATTGTAAATCAAAAAATATTAGATTTAAATGTTGAATTTAATGATAAACAAACTATTTTAAAAGAATGAGATTTATTTTTAAAAGATGTAGATAAAACATTTTCAACTTTAAAAACAAATCTTGAAATAATTTTAGATGAAAAAGATAAATTAATTACAATTGCTAATAAAATTGGGGAGCGTGCTAATATTGTTTTAAATACACAAATTATTACTCTTGATAAAAAATTAAAAAAATTTAATATTGAAAAGAAAATTACAAATAAAATTAATAATTTAAATTTAATTGAGAATCTAAATAGTAATTTTAAAAATAACAAGGAAGAACAAGATAAAGAAATTGCAATTTTATAA
- a CDS encoding type I phosphomannose isomerase catalytic subunit, giving the protein MILKLRPHYVQKIWGGEKIAKIFNFKSNDKIGEAWVVSGIKDNQAKIINQKEEMTLDLFYKQNKKLFNNYKTEDFPLLIKFLDAKDDLSIQVHPNNKQAQELENYPYGKSEAWYILGLEKNHEIIIGLKSENLNELKKVNKDNWKKIINIKKIKVGSVFDIKPGTVHAIRKGTFVYEIQQPSDITYRIYDFDRLEKNGKKRQLDLEKSIKVINNDFKENLSFKSEINFLNLKILQLVNNKIFNLQKWSIYGNTKIRLNADERNFLIVTAIEGKGKINDFVIEHYQTLILTYDEIKEITLEGNFKLLVANPIS; this is encoded by the coding sequence ATGATTCTAAAATTAAGACCACATTATGTCCAAAAAATCTGAGGTGGCGAAAAGATTGCAAAGATTTTTAATTTTAAAAGTAATGATAAAATAGGAGAAGCTTGGGTTGTATCAGGAATTAAAGATAATCAAGCAAAAATTATAAATCAAAAAGAAGAAATGACTCTTGATTTATTTTATAAACAAAATAAAAAATTATTTAATAATTATAAAACTGAAGATTTTCCTCTTTTAATTAAATTTTTAGATGCAAAAGATGATCTTTCAATTCAAGTTCACCCAAATAATAAACAAGCACAAGAATTAGAAAATTATCCTTATGGAAAAAGCGAAGCTTGATATATTTTAGGATTAGAAAAAAATCATGAAATTATCATTGGTTTAAAATCAGAAAATTTAAATGAATTAAAGAAAGTAAATAAGGATAATTGGAAAAAAATAATAAATATTAAAAAAATAAAAGTAGGAAGTGTTTTTGATATTAAACCAGGAACAGTTCATGCAATTAGAAAAGGAACTTTTGTTTATGAAATTCAACAACCTTCTGATATAACTTATCGAATTTATGATTTTGATCGTTTAGAAAAAAATGGTAAGAAAAGACAATTAGATCTTGAAAAAAGCATTAAAGTAATTAATAATGATTTTAAAGAAAATCTTAGTTTTAAAAGTGAAATTAATTTTTTAAATCTTAAGATTTTACAACTTGTCAATAATAAAATTTTTAATTTACAAAAATGAAGTATTTATGGAAATACAAAAATTAGATTAAATGCAGATGAAAGAAATTTCTTGATTGTAACTGCAATCGAGGGAAAAGGAAAAATTAATGATTTTGTAATAGAGCATTATCAAACTTTAATTCTTACTTATGATGAAATAAAAGAAATTACCTTGGAAGGTAATTTCAAATTGTTAGTTGCTAATCCTATTAGTTAA
- the atpC gene encoding ATP synthase F1 subunit epsilon yields MANTFKLSILTPRETFFIGEVELLDIEVFNGYIGILKDHIPFVSSIKTNYFWILDQKGQKKKGVILDGILNVSKNEVIVITSRVNWLKDKETKVINAKIKEKKDLLNNKKLTDFERKELEKKLLFYQKRLDGKED; encoded by the coding sequence ATGGCTAATACTTTCAAATTATCAATTCTTACACCAAGAGAAACTTTTTTTATCGGAGAAGTTGAATTACTTGATATCGAAGTTTTTAATGGTTATATTGGAATTTTAAAAGATCACATTCCTTTTGTTTCTTCTATCAAAACTAATTATTTTTGAATTTTAGATCAAAAAGGACAAAAGAAAAAAGGCGTTATTTTGGATGGAATTTTAAATGTCTCCAAAAATGAAGTTATTGTTATTACTTCAAGAGTTAATTGATTAAAAGATAAAGAAACAAAAGTAATAAATGCAAAAATAAAAGAAAAAAAAGATCTTCTTAATAATAAAAAACTAACTGATTTTGAGAGAAAAGAACTTGAAAAAAAACTTCTCTTCTATCAAAAAAGATTAGATGGAAAAGAAGATTAA